A genomic segment from Ovis aries strain OAR_USU_Benz2616 breed Rambouillet chromosome 26, ARS-UI_Ramb_v3.0, whole genome shotgun sequence encodes:
- the SMIM18 gene encoding small integral membrane protein 18, translating into MASLSSSLWNETTTSVYQYLGFQVQKIYPFHDNWNTACFVILLLFIFTVVSLVVLAFLYEVLDCCCFVKNKTVKDLKNEPNPIRSMMDNIRKRETEVV; encoded by the coding sequence ATGGCCTCACTGAGCTCCAGCCTCTGGAATGAAACCACTACATCTGTTTATCAGTACCTTGGTTTTCAAGTTCAAAAAATTTACCCTTTCCACGATAACTGGAACACTGCCTGCTTTGTCattctgcttttatttatatttacagtGGTTTCTTTAGTGGTGCTGGCTTTTCTTTATGAAGTACTTGATTGCTGCTGCTTtgtgaaaaacaaaactgtaaaagacttgaaaaatgaaCCAAACCCTATCAGAAGTATGATGGACAACATCAGAAAACGTGAAACTGAAGTGGTCTAG